In the genome of Flexistipes sinusarabici DSM 4947, one region contains:
- the kdsB gene encoding 3-deoxy-manno-octulosonate cytidylyltransferase, with product MSAVIIPARYNSSRLPGKPLVKIGGIPMIARVANNCLKSVADRVIVATDDIKIMEICEKIDGLEVTLSDKEYFSGTDRISDVAKYLREDIIVNVQGDEPFLSYKLINDLINSLKDNDNIYMSSAYVNMNETEADDPGNVKVAVDREGYALYFSRAKIPFGRNKNVAQYKKHIGIYGFKRHFLLKYAEMDRTPLEKTEELEQLRALENGYRIKMIESDNDSLSIDTYDDVKKAEKILERGVSS from the coding sequence ATGAGTGCGGTGATTATTCCTGCAAGATACAATTCATCAAGGCTTCCGGGGAAACCGCTTGTGAAAATCGGTGGTATTCCTATGATTGCAAGAGTGGCCAACAACTGTCTTAAAAGTGTTGCGGACAGGGTGATTGTTGCAACTGATGATATTAAAATTATGGAGATTTGCGAAAAGATTGACGGATTAGAGGTTACACTGAGTGATAAAGAATATTTCAGTGGTACGGACAGGATTTCTGATGTTGCCAAATATCTAAGGGAAGATATCATAGTAAATGTTCAGGGTGATGAACCGTTTTTATCTTATAAACTTATCAATGACCTTATAAACAGTTTAAAAGATAACGATAATATCTATATGTCTTCGGCATATGTGAATATGAATGAAACGGAGGCGGACGATCCCGGCAATGTAAAAGTTGCCGTTGACAGAGAGGGATATGCCCTTTATTTCAGCAGAGCAAAAATCCCTTTCGGGAGAAATAAAAATGTTGCCCAGTATAAGAAACATATCGGGATTTACGGTTTTAAGCGGCATTTTTTGTTGAAATATGCAGAGATGGACAGAACTCCGCTGGAGAAGACTGAAGAGCTGGAGCAGCTCAGAGCTCTCGAAAACGGGTACAGGATAAAAATGATAGAATCAGACAATGATTCATTGTCTATTGATACTTATGACGATGTTAAAAAGGCTGAGAAAATTTTGGAAAGGGGGGTCAGTTCGTGA
- a CDS encoding CTP synthase: MTKYIFVTGGVLSSLGKGITASAIGTLLEARGYSVVIKKFDPYLNVDPGTLSPFQHGEVFVTEDGAETDLDLGHYERFLTSNTTKECNITTGKIYYSVIQKERRGDYLGATVQVIPHITDEIKESILKLSEDNDFVITEIGGTVGDIESLPFLEAIRQFKFDVGEENVLYVHVTLVPFIKSAGELKTKPTQHSVKELREIGIQPDILVCRSEYPLDDTIRKKIALFCNVSKNSVINAIDASTIYQVPLYMNKEGIDKLIMKRFSLEDKNYDLEKWEEIVERIKNPEDEVHIGVVGKYTDLKDAYISLNEALIHGGIYNKLKVNVKWIDAEDLEKPSPDVLLDDLDGILIPGGFGDRGVEGKIKSVNFARNKDVPFFGICLGMQCAVIEFARNVLKYEDANSVEFDKSTKHPVIDFMNDQKKIKQLGGTMRLGAYRCDLKKNSKSYQAYKKDTIYERHRHRLEFNNDYLQDFVKEGLLISGHNPDRDLVEIVEIKAHRWFVGCQFHPEFKSKPTNPHPLFSRFVEAAYKYKKEKAEKSAHEGIEAV, encoded by the coding sequence GTGACTAAGTATATTTTTGTTACAGGCGGAGTATTATCATCTCTGGGTAAGGGGATTACAGCTTCTGCAATCGGCACTCTTCTGGAAGCAAGAGGTTACAGTGTAGTTATCAAGAAATTTGATCCTTATCTGAATGTGGATCCGGGGACTCTGAGTCCTTTTCAGCACGGTGAGGTTTTTGTTACCGAGGACGGAGCAGAAACTGACCTGGACCTTGGTCACTACGAACGTTTTCTCACCTCCAATACGACAAAAGAATGCAATATTACTACAGGGAAAATTTATTACAGTGTCATTCAAAAGGAGCGCAGGGGTGATTATCTTGGAGCAACTGTTCAGGTGATTCCGCATATTACAGATGAGATAAAAGAAAGTATTTTAAAGCTTTCTGAAGATAACGATTTTGTCATTACCGAAATAGGTGGAACTGTTGGTGATATTGAAAGCCTGCCGTTTTTGGAGGCGATAAGGCAGTTCAAATTTGATGTTGGCGAAGAGAATGTTCTTTATGTCCATGTTACCCTTGTTCCTTTTATAAAGAGTGCCGGTGAGCTTAAAACCAAACCAACACAACATTCAGTGAAAGAACTCAGGGAGATAGGTATCCAGCCGGATATCCTGGTATGCAGATCTGAGTACCCTCTTGATGATACTATAAGGAAAAAAATTGCCTTGTTTTGTAATGTTTCCAAAAACAGTGTTATCAATGCCATTGATGCCAGCACAATTTATCAGGTTCCGCTTTATATGAATAAAGAGGGTATAGATAAATTAATTATGAAACGGTTTTCTCTTGAGGATAAAAACTACGATTTGGAGAAGTGGGAGGAAATTGTAGAGCGGATAAAAAATCCGGAAGACGAGGTGCATATTGGTGTTGTGGGTAAATATACGGATTTGAAAGATGCTTATATCAGTCTTAACGAAGCTTTAATACACGGCGGCATTTATAACAAACTAAAAGTAAATGTGAAATGGATTGACGCAGAAGATCTTGAAAAACCTTCTCCGGATGTACTGCTTGATGACCTGGACGGCATACTAATACCGGGTGGATTTGGAGACAGAGGTGTTGAAGGTAAAATAAAATCTGTCAACTTTGCCAGAAATAAAGATGTACCTTTCTTCGGCATCTGTCTGGGGATGCAGTGTGCGGTTATAGAGTTTGCCAGGAATGTCCTCAAATATGAGGATGCAAACAGTGTCGAGTTTGACAAATCCACAAAGCATCCGGTTATAGACTTTATGAATGATCAGAAAAAGATAAAACAGCTGGGCGGCACAATGAGACTTGGCGCTTACAGATGTGATCTGAAAAAAAACTCAAAGTCATACCAGGCTTATAAAAAAGATACGATATATGAGCGACACAGACACAGACTGGAGTTTAATAACGATTATCTGCAGGATTTTGTAAAAGAAGGGTTGCTTATTTCCGGACACAATCCTGACAGGGATTTGGTGGAGATTGTTGAAATAAAAGCTCACAGATGGTTTGTCGGCTGTCAGTTTCACCCGGAATTTAAATCGAAACCAACAAATCCACATCCTTTATTCAGCAGATTTGTTGAAGCAGCATATAAATACAAAAAAGAGAAAGCGGAAAAGTCCGCCCATGAAGGTATAGAGGCTGTATGA